A stretch of the Panicum virgatum strain AP13 chromosome 9N, P.virgatum_v5, whole genome shotgun sequence genome encodes the following:
- the LOC120692833 gene encoding chitinase 2-like codes for MVQMASSKLLAVAFLSSLLALHAPMATTAANSNLFRDYIGAIFNGVKFTDVPINPGVRFDFILAFVIDYTTATEPPTPTDGRFNIFWQSTVLSAPAVAAIKQSNPNVRVAVSLGGATVNSRPVFFNITSVDSWVQNAVASLTGIVQQYGLDGIDIDYEQFQVDPATFAECVGRLVTALKSSGVIKLASIAPFDNADVQRHYQALWAGYGSVIDYVNFQFYAYSASTTEAQYVSHFDDQIANYPGGNILASFTTAPTTTSVPINTSLNACRTLQSQGKLYGIFIWAADHSRSQGFRFDTQAQALLANAPSS; via the coding sequence ATGGTACAAATGgcctcctcgaagctcctcgCAGTAGCtttcctctcttctcttctGGCCCTCCATGCCCCAATGGCGACCACCGCGGCAAACTCCAACCTCTTCAGAGACTACATCGGGGCCATCTTCAACGGCGTCAAGTTCACCGACGTGCCCATCAACCCCGGCGTCCGGTTCGACTTCATCCTCGCCTTCGTCATCGACTACACCACCGCCACGGAGCCGCCCACCCCGACCGACGGCCGGTTCAACATCTTCTGGCAGAGCACGGTGCTGAGCGCCCCCGCGGTGGCCGCCATCAAGCAGAGCAACCCCAACGTGCGGGTCGCCGTCAGCCTCGGCGGCGCCACCGTGAACAGCCGGCCGGTGTTCTTCAACATCACCTCCGTCGACTCGTGGGTCCAGAACGCCGTCGCCTCCCTGACCGGCATAGTCCAGCAGTACGGCCTGGACGGCATCGACATCGACTACGAGCAGTTCCAGGTCGACCCGGCCACCTTCGCCGAGTGCGTCGGCCGCCTGGTGACGGCGCTCAAGAGCAGCGGCGTGATCAAGTTGGCGTCCATCGCGCCGTTCGACAACGCCGACGTGCAGCGCCACTACCAGGCGCTGTGGGCGGGCTACGGGAGCGTCATCGACTACGTCAACTTCCAGTTCTACGCGTACAGCGCCAGCACGACCGAGGCGCAGTACGTGAGCCACTTCGACGACCAGATCGCCAACTACCCCGGAGGGAACATCCTGGCGAGCTTCACCACGGCGCCGACGACCACCTCCGTGCCGATCAACACGTCGCTCAACGCCTGCCGGACGCTGCAGTCGCAGGGGAAGCTCTACGGTATCTTCATCTGGGCCGCGGATCACTCCAGGAGCCAAGGGTTCAGGTTCGACacgcaggcgcaggcgctgcTCGCCAACGCCCCTAGCTCCTAG